CGGTTGCTGATGGCTTTATGGGTCGCGGTGTCTCGCTTTCATGGTTAGCGGGTGGCTCAACGGTTGTCGTGTTGGGGTTCGAGGCGCACTCCACCCTACGCATTTACACCAAAAACTCAATTTTTTTACAAAAAAACAAATACTTAAAAAATATTTCAAATTTTTTCAATTTCCAGTTCCGCTTTTTCAGTCTCGATTGACATAGGTGATGAGAACCGCATTTTTTACAGGAGATAAAACCGATGTCATCGACGCTACACACCAGCAAATCGAGCTTGGCACCCTCGCGATTGCACTTAGCCATACAAGGCATTCTACTGGCCTCCGCATTAACCCTATCCGCTCCCGTCCATGCGGAAAGCAGTAACGGCCACGCCAGCATTAAGCGCAGCTACCATATTGGCGGCGGCTCGTTGAGTCAGGCCTTAAGGCAGTTTGCGACTAGCTCCGGCTTACTATTTTCAGCGGAAGCCACGTTGACCGACGGCAAAACCACTAGCGGGCTGGATGGCGAGTACACCATCGAAGAAGGCTTTAGAAAACTGCTGGCGGGTAGCGGTTTGACGTACAGCTTTACCGGTGAGGACTCGGTGGCTATCAAGGTGGTGGATTCGGGGAGTAATGCGGCATCGACTTTGCCGGCGGTGACGGTTTTGGGGAAGGCGGTTTATGACTCGACCGATCCCTACAACCCTGATTACAACCGATCTCACGCATCCACGGCAACCAAGACAGATACGCCGATCATGGAAACGCCGATGTCTATCAAGGTTGTACCTAGAGCTGTGATGGATGATCAGCAAATTGTCGTATTTGACGACGCAGTTATCCGGAATGTAAGCGGCGTACAGCGCAATTTCGACTTCGGCGATTTGTACCAAGGCTTTATTGTTCGTGGCTTTAGTTTAGGAGCGAACATTTACCGGGATGGTCTCAGGCAAAACACGGGCTACTTCGAGCCTGCTGGCATGGAGCGGGTTGAGGTTCTAAAAGGAGCAGCGGCCATGCTTTATGGTCGTACCCAGCCCGGAGGTTTGGTTAATTACGTTACCAAGAAACCACTGGATAAAGCGCATTACTCTCTGCAACAACAGTTCGGTTCTTACGACTTATATCGCACAACGGCGGACGCGACAGGCCCAATTGACGACGGTAAATCATTGCTATACCGTTTAAATATTGCCTATTCGAGCAACAACTCATTCCGCAATTACAACGAGAACGAGCGGATTTATGTCGCCCCATCTTTGACTTGGCGCCTTTCCGATCAAACCGAGATGACGGTGCAGCTCGAACACCAACATGACGACTATGTGATGGATTTTGGTATTCCTGCCGTCGGTAACCGTCCTGCGCAGGTTCCCAAAAGTTTTTTTGTCGGCGATGCGGCGGTTAACAATAGCTCCATGGATAGCAATCAAATCGCCACCATCATTTCGCATCGCTTCAATGACCACTGGAAGATAGAACACAAATTCAATTGGCATGAATGGACACACGAATTCAACTCGATTTTCCCGGCGGGCAGCATCAATGCCGACAAGCAAACGATCAATCGAGCCTTGATGACGGGGCCAACAGACAGGGAAAGTTTTGCCACCAATCTGGATATTTCAGGCGAATTCGACACCTTCGGCCTAAAGCATAAGCTCTTGATAGGGGGCGATTACTTTAAGCTTACCACCGATACCTATGACAACCATTGGACCTATGGTGTGATACCGGCGCTGGATATTTTTAATCCTAATAATCACATGCTGGATGCCAATGCGATCAACGTCGTACCAAACGACTTCTGGTGGCAGGAAAAAGATCAATGGTATGGTGTTTACGCACAGGACCAAATCACCCTATGGGATAAATTGCATTTCTTGGTCGGCGCGCGTTACGACATCCTGGACTATGGTACCGGTTGTTGCTCGGAGCCAATCAGTATTGATGATAGAGAAGACAACCGATTGAATCCCCGATTCGGTATCGTTTATCAACCGTGGGAATGGCTATCCGTGTTCGGCAATTACGTGGAATCCATCGGTACCAATAACGGCTTAACCCCCACCAAAACGGTCAATAAGCCGGAAGTTGGCATTCAATATGAAATTGGATTTAAGACCGAGTTTTTCGACGGCCGTTTGTCGTCCAATCTCGCCTACTACCATTTAACCAAGGAAAACATGTTGACCGGCGTGCCGGGCCTGCCCTATAGAATTCCTGTTGGCGAGGCAAGAAGCCAGGGGATAGAGCTTGACCTGACCGGCGAGCTCACCGATTACTTGAGCCTGCTCGGCACTTATGCCTATACCGATGCGATCTTTACTAAAGACAATGACTTTGCACCCTGGGGGGTGACATCCAAACAAGGGAATCGTTTACCCAATGTCCCAGAACACTCAGGCAGCTTGTGGCTGACCTTTCATCCTGACGAGCGCTTTAAAATCGGTGCCGGTATGTTTGCCCAAGGCCAGCGCGCCGGCAACAATGATAATACCTATGAATTGCCCGGCTTTGTGCGCGTGGATGCCATGGTGTCTTATAACTGGAAAATCGGCGGTTCGAAGTTGACCACTCAATTCAATGTCAACAATTTATTGGATAAGGATTATTTCCGGGGTTCACGGGTGCAGGATAGCACTGGAGCCTTGCCGGGAGAACCTATCTCATTTATCGGATCATTACGATTGGATTACTAGCTTCAAAATCATCTGTTTGCTCGTTTACCACTCGCGCTGGCTAGGGCCGTAGGTTGGCTTGAAATAACGAACCCCAACATTTTTGACCTGTTAGCCCCCTGACTACCATTGACCCTAATATCTCTCTTCCATGGTCGGTTGGCGGCTGGGCGCTTGTCGTGTTGGGGTTCGTCCAAAAGGGATTATTTTTAAATCATTGCCGCGTTGCCGATGACTTGCGCTCCAGCCGAATGGATTTGTTCGGCGCGCACAAGTGCTGAGGCACAGTTTTAAAAGCGGTAAATTTTTTGATACAAGTCGATGAACAACCATTACCCGCCCTTAACTGCCGCCTACATCCGCTACCAAACCGAGCTACAACAATTTCTGTGGCGCCAGGTCAATTGCCGGGAAGCGGCGGCGGACTTGCTACAAGATACCTATCTGCATATCGCTGAATATCCAGAGCAAAAACAAATCACCAACCAAAGGGCATTTTTATACCGGGTGGCCGGTAATCTGGCCTTGGATTATTTGCGCAGCCGAGCCCGGCAACAAGCGCGGGACGGCGGTACTTTGGACGAGGACTGGCTCTGCCCTTCTCCCCAACCTGAGCGGTTTGTGCAGAGCGAGCAACAATGGTTGGCAATAGAAAATTGGCTCCATAGCATACCGTTACTCAACCGACAGATTTTGTGGCTGCGCCGTTTGGACGGCAAACACCAGCGGCAAATCGCAGCGGAACTTTGCGTTTCGGAACGTCAAGTCGAACACATCTTGTACCGAACCGGAAAATTGCTGGCAGGAGCCCGCCTGGACGATTATTGATATCTATCGGGTATGAGATTTCACTTACTCCGACAAGAAAATAAGTCATATGCCACGATTTTTCTTAAAAATTGCATGCCAGCACTGGGTGCGTTGTCAAAACATCGGCTAGATTAGCGTTTTAGTCATAAGCTAACCGCATGAATACATTGGGATTTTACGAATAACACCTGCCATGAAAAAACCCGAAGCCAGTTAAATGGAATATTTTTTGCTGCCCGACAAGGTTTTCTACCCAAAAAACCAACCCGATTGACCGCATCAAGCCTGCCTCGATCAAAAACGCATGAATACATTACTGGACAAACTATTCCGCAGACACGGCAAGGAGCTTCTGGCATTTGCTGAACGCCAAAGCAATGTCACAATCGCGGAAGATATTACCCAGGAAGCTTTTTTGCGATTAATGCAGCATCCCAATCTGCCGGCCATCGAAAACCACCGGGCCTATTTGTTCAAAACCGCCGCCAATCTCAGCAAAAACGCCTACGATCACGAACAGGTCAGGTTGCGGTATACGCCAGACGAACCGGTAGAGCTGGAGCAACTGGTTTGCCCACTGCCTGCGCCGGAAACGACGGTCGCAATCCAGCAGCAACTGGAGCGTTTTCTATCGGTTTTGCTGCAACTGCCTGAAGTCGTGCAGCATGCCTTTATCTTAAGCAAACTGGATGGTTTAAGTTACCCAGAGGTTGCCGAAGCACTGGGCATTTCCAGCAAATCGGCGCAACGCTATGTGTTCAAAGCCTGGCAACACCTTATTCAGCATCTGGGGCATGATTTTTTGGGCGATAATCTGACCCGATAAGCAGGGCTCAACTGTCTTATTAGGTAAAGCGCAAACAAGACTGGCCAGATGAAATCCAAAACTTACAAACTCAGCGGTACGCCCCAGGAACAAGCCGGATTTTGGGTGTTTACTCAACATTCGGACGAGTGGACGGCTGCTGCAGAACAGCAGCTACAGGATTGGCTGGCAGAAAATGACAGCAACCGCTTTGAATACGAGCGCGCGCTCCAGCTTTGGCAACAGCTGGATCAACTAAAACCCACCCGCTTTCCGGCTCGGGAAGCGGCACAGGAAATTCGAGCAAAGCGCATCCAGCGTAAACAACGCATCCGCAAAGCGCAAACAACCGGATTGATGGGCTTGCTGGTTTTGACCACGACTTTTGGTTTAAATGAGTATCGGCTAACCGATTACTATGCCACCGCAGTCGGCGAACGCAAGTCGATTGATTTGGCCGACGGCTCGCAAATCACCCTGAATACCGATACCCAACTGTCGGTGAAAATGACCGGCAACCGCCGGGTGATTGGTCTGGAAAAAGGCGAAGTTTACGTGAGTGTGGCCCATGAAATAGACCGGCCTTTCGATGTGATAGCCGGCAATGGCCGCATTCATGATATTGGCACGCGCTTTAATGTTTATTCTGCAAACAACACAACGCAAGTCACCGTCGCTGAAGGTCAAGTACAGATCATTCCGGACAGCAAAATAACCGGAGCGCGTTGGCTGGATCATGTCATCAGCCGATCAGCATTTTGGCTGCACCTGAGCAGCGCGCCGACTAACGACGAAAACCCTGCATTGGCAGTAGGCGAGCAAATTAGCTACGACGAACTAGGCCAAGTTGATGCACCGATTGCCACCAATGCTGCCAACATCATTGCCTGGCGAAGTGGCCGGCTGGTATTTGAGATGGCGCCTTTGGAAACCGTGTTAAGCCAAGTACAGCGTTATCACAAAGTAAGCTTCCAATACAGAGGCGAAGCACTTAAACAAATTCGGGTATCGGCCAGCTTCGAAATCGACAACCTGCCCAAAATACTGAATACTCTGCAGGCGGCATTACCGATCAAAACCGAGCAATTTCAAGATGGCAAGATTATGGTTTCTGCGAACCAAGGTTGACAGGCATACAAACCAGCCCTTTGTCCCAAGAGGCTGATTAGCCCATCATGTTTACAGCCAAGGATTAAGCGCTTCAATACCTGCGTTGCTGAAGTCTCGAACATTACGAGTAACCAATCGACAGCCATGCGTTCGGGCAGTCGCGGCAATGATCGAGTCAAAGGCAGCTAGAGATTTCCCTTGTGCCTCTGCCTCAACCGTCATTTGCGCCCACACCTTTGCAACCCTAGTGTCAAATACCAGAATTCGATCTTCAAAACCGATCTCCAACTCTTGTAGCCATAGCGTAAGCTCAGATCGGCGCTTTGATTCTGGCAACCGGTTCACACCACGCTGCAATTCAGCCAAAGTCATCGCACTGATGCAAAGCTCGTGCGCTTTGCTAGCTTCAAACCACTGTAGGACTTTGGCATCGGGCTTACTCTTGACTAGCTCAGAGAGCGCACAAGTATCCAACATATATTTCACAAAGCCAGATCCCGAATCACTTCTGTGGATCGTTCCAACACTAAGGCCTCACCGCGTGGCGCATTGAGCAGGCAGTCCTTCAAACGCGGCAATTGACCGCTTAAGCGCCGATAATCGTCAACGGCCAAGATGACAACAGCCTCTTCACCGCGTCGAGTCACCAGTTGTGGACCTTCTTTCAGGCAGAGCTCCACCACCTCGCTGAATCGGCTCTTCGCCTCTTGTAATTGCCAAGTATGCATCTATCTCTCCTGTCCAATCTGACCAGTTGTTAGTGTGAGCTTTATAAAAGGGTGTGTCAAAACACTAAACAGCCATCAAAACATGCGTACGCATAAGATCAATCAAAGCCCCAACGCATCCAATTCATCGAGCATTTTCAAAGCCTGTTTCGCATTGCCGCGCACCTGTGCCGCCATAAACCTTTGCCTGGCTTCATCTTCCGCCAATGCTTGTGCGGAAAACTCAAACATCAATTTGTTAAGGCTAATGCCTCTGGCTTTGGCAATATCTTTCAGTCTTTCCGCCATGTCTTCAGGTAAACGAATGGATAAGGTAGTCATGATTCTAATAACCTCAATAGCTGTTGCGGTGTAACGACTTCAAAACCGATGTGCCTAAGTTCCGCATTGGCGAAGTCAGATAAATTGTTGGTAATAATGTAAGAAGCACGTGCGGCAATAGCCAATTCAATAAGGTGATTATCCGCTTCATCCTGCAAATTCGGCCGCCAAAGATAACGCGCGTCCACAGAGGTACAGACACTCGCAAAGCCATCAAGAAACGCCATCAAAGAAACCGATGTTTGATTGCATAATGCTTGGATATGTTCACGATTGAGTAAATCTTGGTATTCAAGATAAAGCGCGTTGCCAACAAAGGGCTGTAAATCCCCTTCAAGACAGCGCCGCAAGATTTCCCGATTCGGCCCTGTCTTTCCTATCAGCCCTGCTACCAATACATTGGTATCGATTACGACTCTCATGATTCGTTAAATTGCCATCACATATGCACACAAAATTATCTTAACACAGGCCTTAGAGAGCATCTATCGAAAAAAATTTGCAAAAACCTTCTCCCAAGCTGACCAGATTTTCGACGCTGAGCTGTCTTACTTTATGAGCCGGAATAAACGGCACAGACCTTTCAGCAATCAGAGGATCAAGAATGAAAAAATTCACATGGAAACCGCGTCGCAGCCTGCTGGCACTGGCAATCTTGACGGCAACAGGCGCAGCGCTTGCCGAATCGCAGACCCATCACCTGAGCATTGCCCCACAAAGCATGAGTGATGCCTTGAAAGCACTGGCAGCGGAAACCCACATCCAAATCTTTAGTGATGGTGACGCGCTGAAAGGCAAGCAAACCAGCGGCATTCAAGGTGACTTTACCGCGCGGGAAGCCTTGCAGAAATTACTGACCGGCACGGGCTTGACCTATATCTTTACGGCGGAGGATGCGGTGGCAGTTAAGGCTGCAGAAACGGGAAGCAATGCGGCATCGACTTTGCCGGCGGTGACGGTTACTGGGAAGGCGGTTTATGATTCGACTGATCCCTACAACCCTGACTACAACTTACCGAATGCATCCACCGCCACCAAAACCGATACGCCGATTATGGAAACGCCGTATTCGGTCAAGGCGGTGCCGAAGCAGGTCATGGAAGACCAGCAAGTCGTTCGGATCGAAAAAGCCCTACAAAACGTCGCGGGGGTAGTGCAAGAATCATCGAGTGCGGGTTTGCGCGATAGTTTTAGTATCCGGGGTTTCTCGACCGGCAACGACATTCTGTTTTACCGCGACGGCAATCCGGTTCCGCAAAACGGCGGCAATGCATTTTCCAGTAAGCGCGATACCGCCAATCTGGAACGTATAGAAGTGTTGAAGGGGCCGGGTTCGCTGTTGTTCGGCCGGGTCGAACCGGGCGGTATCGTTAATTTAGTTACGAAACAACCCTTGGCAACCCCGTATTATTCCTTGCAGCAACAATTCGGCTCGTTCGACTTTTACCGGACCACGATCGACGCTACGGGCCCTATTAGCAAAGGCGGCGAGGTGTTGTATCGCCTGAACGCCGCCTACGAAGGAGCAGGCTCCTTTGCCGATTTTGTCGACAGCGACCGCTTCTTCGTCGCGCCCACCGTAAAGTGGCTTATCGGCCCGCGCACACAACTGACCGCGGAAATGGAATACCAACGTTTCGATGAAACGCCTGGCGCCATCGTCACTGCGCTTTCCAACGGCACGTCCGCTTATCTCCCAAAGTTTTCCCGCAATTTGACGGCCAGGGAGCCGGGTTGGAATTCGAATAAAGGTGACCGCATTCTGGCTGGATTCAACTGGTCGCACGGTTTTAACGACAACTGGACGCTATCTCACCGCTTTTATTACACCGGCATTAACGCTGATATTCGAGACGCTTGGTTGATGGGTTTGGCCGACGCCGACGGCAATGTATCGCGCGGTTACGAACGCCAGCAGGCCTCGACCGACAACTACTTTACCTCAATGAATTTAAGCGGTAAGTTCGATATTTGGGGTTTAAAAAACACCCTGCTCCTGGGCGGCGATTATTACCGGTCTGACGCCAAGGATCCTTTCGACGTACGCTTCATTCCGGGCACCTTTAACTTATTTAATCCGGCTTATAACACGGTCGGTTTTGACGGTATCGATGTGAATAA
The window above is part of the Methylomonas sp. ZR1 genome. Proteins encoded here:
- a CDS encoding TonB-dependent receptor — its product is MSSTLHTSKSSLAPSRLHLAIQGILLASALTLSAPVHAESSNGHASIKRSYHIGGGSLSQALRQFATSSGLLFSAEATLTDGKTTSGLDGEYTIEEGFRKLLAGSGLTYSFTGEDSVAIKVVDSGSNAASTLPAVTVLGKAVYDSTDPYNPDYNRSHASTATKTDTPIMETPMSIKVVPRAVMDDQQIVVFDDAVIRNVSGVQRNFDFGDLYQGFIVRGFSLGANIYRDGLRQNTGYFEPAGMERVEVLKGAAAMLYGRTQPGGLVNYVTKKPLDKAHYSLQQQFGSYDLYRTTADATGPIDDGKSLLYRLNIAYSSNNSFRNYNENERIYVAPSLTWRLSDQTEMTVQLEHQHDDYVMDFGIPAVGNRPAQVPKSFFVGDAAVNNSSMDSNQIATIISHRFNDHWKIEHKFNWHEWTHEFNSIFPAGSINADKQTINRALMTGPTDRESFATNLDISGEFDTFGLKHKLLIGGDYFKLTTDTYDNHWTYGVIPALDIFNPNNHMLDANAINVVPNDFWWQEKDQWYGVYAQDQITLWDKLHFLVGARYDILDYGTGCCSEPISIDDREDNRLNPRFGIVYQPWEWLSVFGNYVESIGTNNGLTPTKTVNKPEVGIQYEIGFKTEFFDGRLSSNLAYYHLTKENMLTGVPGLPYRIPVGEARSQGIELDLTGELTDYLSLLGTYAYTDAIFTKDNDFAPWGVTSKQGNRLPNVPEHSGSLWLTFHPDERFKIGAGMFAQGQRAGNNDNTYELPGFVRVDAMVSYNWKIGGSKLTTQFNVNNLLDKDYFRGSRVQDSTGALPGEPISFIGSLRLDY
- a CDS encoding RNA polymerase sigma factor — encoded protein: MNNHYPPLTAAYIRYQTELQQFLWRQVNCREAAADLLQDTYLHIAEYPEQKQITNQRAFLYRVAGNLALDYLRSRARQQARDGGTLDEDWLCPSPQPERFVQSEQQWLAIENWLHSIPLLNRQILWLRRLDGKHQRQIAAELCVSERQVEHILYRTGKLLAGARLDDY
- a CDS encoding RNA polymerase sigma factor — translated: MNTLLDKLFRRHGKELLAFAERQSNVTIAEDITQEAFLRLMQHPNLPAIENHRAYLFKTAANLSKNAYDHEQVRLRYTPDEPVELEQLVCPLPAPETTVAIQQQLERFLSVLLQLPEVVQHAFILSKLDGLSYPEVAEALGISSKSAQRYVFKAWQHLIQHLGHDFLGDNLTR
- a CDS encoding FecR domain-containing protein, with the protein product MKSKTYKLSGTPQEQAGFWVFTQHSDEWTAAAEQQLQDWLAENDSNRFEYERALQLWQQLDQLKPTRFPAREAAQEIRAKRIQRKQRIRKAQTTGLMGLLVLTTTFGLNEYRLTDYYATAVGERKSIDLADGSQITLNTDTQLSVKMTGNRRVIGLEKGEVYVSVAHEIDRPFDVIAGNGRIHDIGTRFNVYSANNTTQVTVAEGQVQIIPDSKITGARWLDHVISRSAFWLHLSSAPTNDENPALAVGEQISYDELGQVDAPIATNAANIIAWRSGRLVFEMAPLETVLSQVQRYHKVSFQYRGEALKQIRVSASFEIDNLPKILNTLQAALPIKTEQFQDGKIMVSANQG
- a CDS encoding type II toxin-antitoxin system VapC family toxin produces the protein MLDTCALSELVKSKPDAKVLQWFEASKAHELCISAMTLAELQRGVNRLPESKRRSELTLWLQELEIGFEDRILVFDTRVAKVWAQMTVEAEAQGKSLAAFDSIIAATARTHGCRLVTRNVRDFSNAGIEALNPWL
- a CDS encoding type II toxin-antitoxin system Phd/YefM family antitoxin, which codes for MHTWQLQEAKSRFSEVVELCLKEGPQLVTRRGEEAVVILAVDDYRRLSGQLPRLKDCLLNAPRGEALVLERSTEVIRDLAL
- a CDS encoding ribbon-helix-helix protein, CopG family translates to MTTLSIRLPEDMAERLKDIAKARGISLNKLMFEFSAQALAEDEARQRFMAAQVRGNAKQALKMLDELDALGL
- a CDS encoding putative toxin-antitoxin system toxin component, PIN family, whose translation is MRVVIDTNVLVAGLIGKTGPNREILRRCLEGDLQPFVGNALYLEYQDLLNREHIQALCNQTSVSLMAFLDGFASVCTSVDARYLWRPNLQDEADNHLIELAIAARASYIITNNLSDFANAELRHIGFEVVTPQQLLRLLES
- a CDS encoding TonB-dependent receptor — encoded protein: MKKFTWKPRRSLLALAILTATGAALAESQTHHLSIAPQSMSDALKALAAETHIQIFSDGDALKGKQTSGIQGDFTAREALQKLLTGTGLTYIFTAEDAVAVKAAETGSNAASTLPAVTVTGKAVYDSTDPYNPDYNLPNASTATKTDTPIMETPYSVKAVPKQVMEDQQVVRIEKALQNVAGVVQESSSAGLRDSFSIRGFSTGNDILFYRDGNPVPQNGGNAFSSKRDTANLERIEVLKGPGSLLFGRVEPGGIVNLVTKQPLATPYYSLQQQFGSFDFYRTTIDATGPISKGGEVLYRLNAAYEGAGSFADFVDSDRFFVAPTVKWLIGPRTQLTAEMEYQRFDETPGAIVTALSNGTSAYLPKFSRNLTAREPGWNSNKGDRILAGFNWSHGFNDNWTLSHRFYYTGINADIRDAWLMGLADADGNVSRGYERQQASTDNYFTSMNLSGKFDIWGLKNTLLLGGDYYRSDAKDPFDVRFIPGTFNLFNPAYNTVGFDGIDVNNRVSFGVDNTTSWHGLYFQDQIELPFNVFALGGFRYDQADQFDHLTHAKAGNENRVSPRGGLLWRPIPELSFYGSYTENFGAQNGINGMGGILPAQTAQQWELGTKTELLDGKFSATVAYFDLTKQNMATPDPNNSLLMRSVGEAQSRGVELDISGELLPGWRVIGGYSHLFFANTTHDVGWDGGTGFQGNRMPNAPHNMGSLFSSYEFLDGDLKGFKFGGGITALSERQGNWANSYQIPGYVLVNLMTSYSMKLGKAKLTTQLNIDNLTDNYYFAGSNTGTDVSIGAPRSFLGSVRIEY